A region of Stigmatopora nigra isolate UIUO_SnigA chromosome 6, RoL_Snig_1.1, whole genome shotgun sequence DNA encodes the following proteins:
- the lcor gene encoding ligand-dependent corepressor, translated as MASLCKRQQCTLERRGFRQELDSWRHKLIHCVGFESILEGLFGPGVVKDRTLFQDCEPEEVADWSFDDNCLFCCLRREKVKNQSASDTVSDVQLLSEGEEAKREHSRLTRLERQAQDFLNAVFHRKDLPSLSDPHIPLVAREIMQRMIRQFAAEYTSKSTQDVCPPPLPPNGTMKDQSLPPCSSPPPGVPPGSPPSSASCSSPSPCLSPPNTTEEGTTTAAASTQNPVLSKLLMTDQDGPLDLTVKKNSAENETPVQQDGVLDLSTKKNQSDKQVLSSPPGLKGRSVNMDASIKVDRSVPDADEDDGMLQQSFQDGLRENLISSFKPSLARIKEELLNQKHRLLNQPAALSLASLESAGLLNHGQSHSLLGQKGSSSFWGSKAHLESLIKLKQASGALSGTFADLKDLPTFLENHHNHHGAFSFKSSLLHHHNQVSKAQRHHHDAKRDHSPPVDLKIPQVRGMDLSWDSPASELYGYGGIGAGGGGLSENTLSRKLRAILPKQNRRGGSLGSLLDGAADYWTADLEHSASGPAYSTSDMEGDPNSKQPRKKRGRYRQYNSEILEEAIAVVMSGKMSVSKAQNMYGIPHSTLEYKVKERMGTLKNPPKKKLKLMMKMESGGPEFPGDTENSPSVDLSHVAGGAAPPSLGSAELNVDVKEEMEPIG; from the exons gatttgAAAGCATCCTGGAAGGCTTGTTTGGGCCGGGAGTAGTCAAAGATAGAACCCTGTTCCAAG ATTGCGAGCCCGAGGAAGTGGCCGACTGGTCATTTGATGACAACTGTCTCTTTTGCTGCCTACGACGGGAGAAAGTCAAG AATCAGAGCGCCAGCGACACGGTCTCTGACGTCCAGCTGCTATCGGAGGGAGAGGAAGCCAAAAGAGAACACTCTCGCCTCACCCGACTGGAGAGACAAGCGCAAGACTTCCTCAATGCTGTGTTCCACAGAAAAG ACCTCCCAAGTTTGTCGGACCCCCACATTCCCCTAGTGGCTCGTGAGATCATGCAGCGAATGATCCGCCAGTTTGCCGCCGAATATACCTCAAAAAGCACTCAGGACGTGTGCCCGCCTCCGCTGCCGCCCAACGGGACCATGAAGGACCAAAGCCTGCCGCCCTGCTCGTCTCCTCCCCCGGGGGTCCCGCCAGGCTCACCACCCTCGTCCGCCTCCTGCTCCTCGCCGTCGCCCTGCCTCAGCCCCCCCAACACTACCGAGGAGGGCACGACCACCGCTGCCGCCTCTACACAGAATCCCGTTCTCAGCAAGCTGCTCATGACAGACCAGGACGGCCCACTGGACCTCACCGTCAAAAAGAACTCGGCCGAAAATGAGACTCCTGTCCAGCAGG ATGGTGTTCTGGATCTTTCCACAAAGAAGAACCAGAGTGACAAGCAGGTCCTTTCCTCCCCTCCTGGACTCAAAGG GCGCTCCGTGAATATGGACGCTTCCATAAAAGTGGACCGTTCCGTGCCGGATGCGGACGAAGACGATGGCATGCTACAACAAAGCTTTCAGGATGGCCTGCGGGAGAACTTGATCAGCTCTTTTAAGCCGTCGCTAGCCCGCATTAAGGAGGAACTGCTCAACCAGAAGCACCGACTTCTGAACCAGCCCGCTGCACTGTCATTGGCCAGTTTAGAGTCAGCCGGCCTTCTCAATCACGGCCAGTCGCACTCTTTGCTGGGCCAGAAGGGCTCTTCATCCTTCTGGGGCAGCAAGGCCCACCTCGAGAGTCTGATTAAGCTGAAACAGGCCAGCGGGGCACTGAGCGGGACTTTTGCTGATCTTAAAGACCTGCCTACGTTCCTGGAGAACCACCACAACCACCACGGAGCCTTCTCCTTCAAGAGTTCCCTTCTTCACCACCACAATCAGGTCTCCAAGGCCCAGCGTCACCACCACGATGCCAAGCGGGATCACTCGCCTCCAGTTGATCTGAAGATTCCGCAGGTCCGAGGCATGGATCTCTCTTGGGACTCTCCCGCCTCCGAGCTGTACGGGTACGGCGGAATCGGAGCCGGCGGCGGAGGCCTGAGCGAAAACACATTGAGCCGGAAGCTGAGGGCCATCCTGCCCAAGCAGAATCGGCGGGGTGGGAGTTTAGGAAGCCTGCTGGACGGCGCGGCCGACTACTGGACCGCCGACTTGGAACACTCCGCCTCCGGGCCGGCATACTCTACCTCGGACATGGAGGGGGACCCCAACTCCAAGCAGCCACGGAAGAAAAGGGGGCGTTATCGGCAGTACAACAGTGAGATCCTGGAGGAGGCCATTGCCGTGGTGATGAGTGGCAAAATGAGTGTCTCCAAGGCGCAGAACATGTACGGAATCCCTCACAGTACCCTGGAGTACAAAGTCAAGGAGCGCATGGGTACCTTGAAGAACCCCCCAAAGAAGAAGCTGAAACTGATGATGAAGATGGAGTCAGGCGGTCCTGAATTCCCAGGTGACACAGAGAATTCACCTTCTGTCGATCTGAGCCACGTGGCCGGCGGCGCAGCACCACCCTCACTCGGGTCTGCCGAGCTCAACGTGGATGTCAAGGAAGAGATGGAACCCATTGGTTAA